One segment of Fundidesulfovibrio soli DNA contains the following:
- a CDS encoding AMP-binding protein — MNPHDRERFWSDRASELLAWRTPWEKACPDTFTSPSGWFKGAAIDVCANCLDRHVDAGRDDVPALIWQGEPENQAVVHTYGALLDQVRRAAVVLAGLGVSKGCVVGLSLPALPELVVATLALARLGAVHLTFPAGLSPAVVSERMAACGAMLFITADGYFKAGRAVPIIQPEGGPRRVVVRRTSQAPESLREGDLWWHELMEAHAVVPALPGAVHGADDPLFILYTSGSSGHPKGVVHAAGGFLAGCAHSARHAFGVGPGMTMWCLSEPGWIMNMAYALYAPLCLGATTLLYEGSPLHPKPDRLWRIAQKHQVATLITTPALTGQLMREGEAWPAGRDLPALKLIVSVGEKLTPENRQWLARAVGKGRAPVVDTWGQTETGGVLMLSGSRGGLTPLPGVEASMNLQGHLALDAPWPSMASALVGQRLEAGSSYDTGDLVQTTPDGAFVILGRAGIAGADLPVAAVEAAVAAHSCVAEAAAVGSGDTVVVYVTLRAEAGEPFGLEEDLERAVRAEVEEFAGTLCIRVVEELPKTRSGKIARQALRGAAEGRMGDTSALADPSVLASLLEDPGKLF; from the coding sequence ATGAACCCTCACGACCGCGAACGCTTCTGGAGCGACCGAGCCAGCGAACTTCTGGCCTGGCGCACCCCGTGGGAAAAGGCCTGCCCCGACACGTTCACCTCGCCCTCCGGCTGGTTCAAAGGGGCGGCCATCGACGTGTGCGCCAACTGCCTGGACCGCCACGTGGATGCCGGGCGCGACGACGTGCCCGCCCTGATCTGGCAGGGCGAGCCCGAGAACCAGGCCGTGGTCCACACCTATGGGGCCCTGCTGGACCAGGTGCGCCGCGCGGCCGTGGTGCTGGCCGGGCTCGGGGTGAGCAAGGGCTGCGTGGTCGGCCTGAGCCTGCCCGCCCTGCCCGAGCTGGTGGTGGCCACCCTGGCCCTTGCCCGGCTGGGCGCGGTGCACCTGACGTTCCCCGCGGGGCTCTCCCCGGCCGTGGTCTCCGAGCGGATGGCGGCCTGCGGGGCCATGCTCTTTATCACGGCGGACGGATATTTCAAGGCCGGGCGGGCAGTGCCCATCATCCAGCCCGAGGGCGGCCCCCGGAGGGTGGTGGTCCGGCGCACGAGCCAGGCCCCCGAGTCGCTGCGCGAGGGCGACCTCTGGTGGCACGAACTCATGGAGGCGCACGCCGTTGTCCCGGCCTTGCCCGGGGCCGTTCACGGCGCGGACGACCCCCTGTTCATCCTCTACACCTCCGGTTCGTCGGGGCATCCCAAGGGCGTGGTGCACGCCGCGGGCGGCTTCCTGGCCGGGTGCGCCCACTCCGCGCGCCATGCTTTCGGCGTCGGCCCGGGCATGACCATGTGGTGCCTCTCGGAGCCGGGCTGGATCATGAACATGGCCTACGCGCTCTACGCGCCGCTCTGCCTGGGCGCCACGACGCTCCTCTACGAGGGCTCGCCCCTGCACCCCAAGCCGGACCGCCTCTGGCGCATCGCCCAGAAGCATCAGGTGGCCACGCTCATAACCACGCCCGCGCTCACCGGGCAGCTCATGCGCGAGGGCGAGGCCTGGCCCGCCGGGCGGGACCTGCCCGCGCTCAAGCTCATCGTCAGCGTGGGCGAGAAGCTCACCCCCGAGAACCGGCAGTGGCTGGCCCGCGCCGTGGGCAAGGGCCGCGCCCCGGTGGTGGACACCTGGGGCCAGACCGAGACCGGCGGCGTGCTCATGCTCTCCGGCAGCCGGGGCGGGCTCACGCCCCTGCCCGGCGTGGAGGCGTCCATGAACCTGCAGGGCCACCTGGCCCTGGACGCGCCCTGGCCGTCCATGGCCTCGGCGCTGGTGGGCCAGCGGCTGGAAGCCGGATCATCCTACGATACGGGCGACCTGGTGCAGACGACCCCGGACGGCGCGTTCGTGATTCTGGGCCGCGCGGGCATCGCCGGGGCGGACCTGCCCGTGGCCGCCGTGGAGGCCGCCGTGGCCGCGCACTCCTGCGTGGCCGAGGCCGCGGCTGTGGGCTCGGGCGACACCGTGGTGGTCTACGTCACGCTGCGCGCCGAGGCCGGGGAGCCATTCGGCCTGGAGGAGGATCTGGAGCGGGCCGTGCGCGCCGAGGTGGAGGAATTCGCCGGGACGCTGTGCATCCGCGTGGTGGAGGAGCTGCCCAAGACCCGCTCCGGCAAGATCGCGCGGCAAGCCCTGCGCGGTGCCGCCGAGGGCCGCATGGGCGATACGTCCGCGCTGGCCGACCCCTCGGTGCTGGCCTCGCTGCTGGAGGATCCGGGCAAGCTGTTCTGA
- a CDS encoding zinc dependent phospholipase C family protein — protein sequence MILFSVFLCALAALLAMPADALAWGPGVHTAAARFVLANLDLLPVHVAGVLAQFPNSFSYGCLSADFFVGKGTRVRPGHSHNWDAADRLLEAAHTPQLMSHALGYASHLAADVVAHSIYVPGVLASTHLPSGPTHVYIEMQADSRLTGGLCRAGKLSRRLQRTVDRSMVCALEKNPLTYLCRKRVFRSGERLSFLPGWNRSLMLAQRLMPLPDGWHDLDEMFTLSLRAVLDVLRNVNATTLRGFDPIGSRELARAKRGVRPAVHPCLEELPALPGADLQQEVA from the coding sequence TTGATACTGTTTTCTGTCTTCCTTTGTGCCCTTGCCGCCCTGCTGGCCATGCCCGCCGACGCGCTGGCCTGGGGTCCCGGGGTGCACACCGCCGCCGCCCGTTTCGTGCTGGCCAACCTTGATCTGCTGCCCGTGCATGTGGCGGGCGTGCTGGCCCAGTTTCCCAACTCGTTCTCCTACGGCTGCCTGAGCGCCGACTTCTTCGTGGGCAAGGGCACCCGCGTGCGCCCCGGCCACAGCCACAACTGGGACGCTGCCGACCGCCTTCTGGAGGCCGCGCACACCCCGCAGCTCATGTCCCACGCCTTGGGCTACGCCAGCCACCTGGCCGCCGACGTGGTGGCCCATTCCATCTACGTGCCCGGCGTGCTGGCCTCCACGCACCTGCCCTCGGGGCCGACCCACGTCTACATCGAGATGCAGGCCGACTCGCGCCTCACCGGGGGGCTCTGCCGCGCCGGCAAGCTCTCGCGCCGCCTGCAGCGCACCGTGGACCGCAGCATGGTCTGCGCGCTGGAGAAGAATCCCCTCACCTACCTCTGCCGCAAGCGCGTGTTCCGCAGCGGCGAGCGCCTCAGCTTCCTGCCCGGCTGGAACCGCTCGCTGATGCTGGCCCAGCGCCTGATGCCCCTGCCCGACGGCTGGCATGACCTGGACGAGATGTTCACCCTGAGCCTGCGCGCCGTGCTGGACGTGCTGCGCAACGTGAACGCCACCACCCTGCGCGGCTTCGATCCCATCGGCAGCCGGGAACTGGCCCGCGCCAAGCGTGGCGTGCGCCCGGCGGTGCACCCCTGCCTGGAAGAGCTGCCCGCACTGCCCGGGGCCGACCTGCAGCAGGAAGTGGCCTAG
- a CDS encoding EF-hand domain-containing protein, translated as MKRSIATVLALGLVLGLGSAASAQDDAPAAPKGEKAFQAMDTNGDGKISKEEFLNAAKKRAEMRFIKLDANSDGTLTKDELGQAKGKRRAPKAAAPAPAQQ; from the coding sequence ATGAAACGCTCGATTGCAACGGTTCTGGCGCTCGGCCTGGTCCTCGGCCTGGGCTCGGCCGCCTCCGCCCAGGACGACGCCCCCGCCGCCCCCAAGGGCGAGAAGGCCTTCCAGGCCATGGACACCAACGGCGATGGCAAGATCAGCAAGGAAGAGTTCCTGAACGCGGCCAAGAAACGCGCCGAAATGCGCTTCATCAAGCTCGACGCCAACAGCGACGGCACCCTCACCAAGGACGAGCTCGGCCAGGCCAAGGGCAAGCGCCGCGCCCCCAAGGCCGCCGCTCCCGCGCCCGCCCAGCAGTAG
- a CDS encoding DUF475 domain-containing protein, translated as MDIFSIVLTVTGLCLFETISSIDNAIINAEVLSTMRPKYRRWFLVWGIIIAVFAVRGLLPWLIVWVVTPGIGPWEAMTATFSSDPRVMQAVDSSAPVLLMGGGIFLVMLFLHWAFLEEKNFGLPGERFLMRQGVWFYALASVLLTVVVWHAMKIDDALAFGAVVGSTAFFITHGFKQNAEQSEQELLHSHKSDIAKILYLEIIDATFSIDGVLGAFAFTLSVPLILVGNGLGAFVVRELTVRNVESIKRYRFLKNGAMYSVLFLGGIMIFDAFGVHIPHWVSPVITFSVVAYFFLKSRKFMKINP; from the coding sequence ATGGACATATTCAGCATCGTTCTCACGGTCACGGGCCTGTGCCTGTTCGAGACCATCAGCTCCATCGACAACGCCATCATCAACGCCGAAGTGCTCTCCACCATGCGCCCGAAATACCGGCGCTGGTTTTTGGTATGGGGCATCATCATCGCGGTGTTCGCGGTGCGCGGGCTGCTGCCCTGGCTCATCGTCTGGGTGGTCACGCCGGGCATCGGCCCCTGGGAGGCCATGACCGCCACCTTCTCCTCCGACCCGCGCGTGATGCAGGCCGTGGACAGCTCCGCTCCGGTGCTGCTCATGGGCGGCGGCATCTTCCTGGTGATGCTCTTCCTGCACTGGGCCTTCCTGGAGGAAAAAAACTTCGGCCTGCCCGGTGAGCGCTTCCTGATGCGCCAGGGGGTCTGGTTCTACGCCCTGGCCTCGGTGCTGCTCACCGTGGTGGTCTGGCACGCCATGAAGATCGACGACGCCCTGGCCTTCGGCGCGGTGGTCGGCTCCACGGCCTTCTTCATCACCCACGGCTTCAAGCAGAACGCCGAGCAGAGCGAGCAGGAGCTGCTGCACTCCCACAAGTCCGACATCGCCAAGATCCTCTACCTGGAGATCATCGACGCCACCTTCTCCATCGACGGGGTGCTGGGGGCCTTCGCCTTCACGCTCTCTGTGCCGCTCATCCTGGTGGGCAACGGCCTGGGCGCGTTCGTGGTGCGCGAGCTCACCGTGCGCAACGTTGAGAGCATCAAGCGCTACCGCTTCCTCAAGAACGGAGCCATGTACTCGGTGCTCTTCCTGGGCGGGATCATGATCTTCGACGCCTTCGGGGTGCACATTCCCCATTGGGTCTCGCCGGTGATCACCTTCAGCGTGGTCGCGTACTTCTTCCTCAAGTCGCGCAAGTTCATGAAGATCAATCCCTAG
- a CDS encoding manganese efflux pump MntP family protein, with amino-acid sequence MPFLTLLALALALAMDAFAVSLATGICLRTPTTVQALRMAGAFGFFQAAMPVAGWFLGLVVRSFVESYASWVAFAMLAFVGGKMIWEGLHTEEADDSCPPKDPTRGGQLLLLAVATSIDALAVGLSFSVLGQPIWFPALVIGVICFIVAGLGVRLGCMIGHLTAVSRYAELLGGATLLAIGVKLVL; translated from the coding sequence ATGCCATTTCTCACCCTTCTGGCCCTGGCCCTTGCCCTGGCCATGGACGCCTTCGCCGTCTCACTGGCCACCGGCATCTGCCTGCGCACCCCCACCACGGTCCAGGCTCTGCGCATGGCGGGCGCGTTCGGCTTCTTCCAGGCCGCCATGCCCGTCGCCGGCTGGTTCCTGGGCCTGGTCGTGCGCTCCTTCGTGGAGTCCTACGCTTCCTGGGTGGCCTTCGCCATGCTGGCCTTCGTGGGCGGCAAGATGATCTGGGAGGGCCTGCACACGGAAGAAGCCGACGACAGCTGCCCGCCCAAGGACCCCACCAGGGGAGGTCAGCTGTTGCTGTTGGCCGTGGCCACCAGCATAGACGCCTTGGCCGTGGGCCTGAGCTTCTCCGTGCTGGGACAGCCCATCTGGTTCCCGGCGCTGGTCATCGGGGTGATCTGCTTCATCGTGGCCGGGCTGGGCGTTCGCCTGGGCTGCATGATCGGCCACCTGACCGCCGTGAGCCGCTACGCCGAGCTGCTGGGCGGCGCCACGCTGCTGGCCATCGGCGTCAAGCTGGTGCTCTAG